Proteins encoded in a region of the Oryctolagus cuniculus chromosome 10, mOryCun1.1, whole genome shotgun sequence genome:
- the MBD1 gene encoding methyl-CpG-binding domain protein 1 isoform X18, translating into MAEDWRDCPALGPGWKRREVFRKSGATCGRSDIYYQSPTGDRIRSKVELTRYLGPACDLTLFDFKQGVLCYPAPKATSLPTPSKKRKKASKPAKARKREVRPQKGEVRKEVPREEPRAATDAPPAAFPAPGCCENCGIRFSGDGSRRQRLKTLCKDCRAQRIAFNREQRMFKRVGCGECAACQVTEDCGACSTCLLQLPQDVASGLYCKCERRRCLRIVKRSQGCGVCRGCQTQEDCGCCRVCLRPPRPGLRRQWRCIQRRCLRGKRGRRRGGRDSKAAPRKHSRAQPLPPLLPSQPPEPTELHPRVLVPSPPAEFIYYCVEEDELQPCANRRQNRKCGACEACLRRVDCGLCDFCCDKPKFGGSNQKRQKCRWRQCLQFAMKRLLPSTGSGSEDGAGSPPLHPRRKRTGAARRPRLGPTQKHPLPTHTVRSDHVQAPMKQEAGGGFVLPPPGTDLVFLREGASSPVQVPGPAAASTEAVLQEAQCSGLSWAVALPQVKQEKVDAQEEWTPGTAVVTSPIMQPGCPSKAVDAGLPPVKQEPPDPEEDKEEENKDDCASKSAPEEEAGGAGTPVITEIFSLGGTRFRDTAVWLPRSKGLKKPGARKQ; encoded by the exons CCCTACAGGAGATAGGATCCGAAGTAAAGTTGAGCTGACCAGATACCTGGGCCCTGCGTGCGACCTCACCCTCTTTGACTTCAAACAAGGTGTCTTGTGCTATCCAGCCCCCAAG GCCACTTCTTTGCCCACACCCAGCAAGAAGCGAAAGAAGGCGTCAAAACCAGCCAAGGCTCGGAAACGTGAAGTTAGGCCACAGAAGGGTGAGGTCAGGAAAGAGGTCCCCAGGGAGGAGCCCAGAGCGGCCACTGATGCACCCCCTGCTGCGTTCCCTGCCCCTGG GTGCTGTGAGAATTGTGGAATTCGTTTCTCAGGGGATGGCTCCCGAAGGCAGCGGCTCAAGACGTTATGCAAGGACTGCCGAG CACAGAGAATCGCCTTCAACCGGGAGCAGAGGATGTTTAAG CGTGTGGGCTGCGGGGAGTGTGCAGCCTGCCAGGTAACTGAAGACTGCGGGGCCTGCTccacctgcctcctgcagctgccCCAGGACGTGGCCTCGGGGCTGTACTGCAAGTGTGAGCGGAGACGCTGCCTCCGGATTGTGAAGAGG AGCCAAGGGTGCGGAGTGTGCCGGGGCTGTCAAACCCAAGAAGACTGTGGCTGCTGCCGAGTCTGCCTGCGTCCTCCCCGTCCTGGTCTCAGGCGCCAGTGGCGGTGTATCCAGCGGCGCTGCCTACGG GGTAAACGTGGCCGCCGCAGGGGAGGCCGTGACTCGAAGGCAGCTCCCCGGAAGCACTCCCGAGCCCAGCCACTGCCTCCCCTTCTCCCGTCGCAGCCTCCAGAACCCACAGAGCTG CACCCCAGAGTCCTGGTCCCCTCGCCACCTGCCGAGTTCATCTATTACTGTGTAGAGGAGGACGAGCTA cagccctgcgCCAACCGCCGGCAGAACCGGAAGTGCGGGGCCTGCGAAGCCTGTCTGCGGCGGGTGGACTGCGGCCTCTGTGACTTCTGCTGCGACAAGCCCAAATTTGGAGGCAGCAACCAGAAGCGCCAGAAGTGTCGTTGGCGCCAGTGCCTGCAGTTTGCCAtg AAGCGGCTGCtgcccagcactgggtcagggtCTGAGGACGGGGCAGGATCACCCCCACTTCATCCTCGACGGAAGAGAACTGGCGCTGCTCGACGGCCTCGCCTGGGCCCCACCCAGAAGCACCCTTTGCCGACGCACACAGTTCGATCAGACCATGTCCAGGCCCCAAtgaagcaggaagcaggtggtggcttcgtGCTGCCCCCACCTGGCACCGACCTTGTGTTTTTACGGGAGGGCGCAAGCAGTCCTGTGCAGGTGCCGGGCCCTGCTGCAGCTTCCACAGAAGCTGTGTTGCAG GAGGCCCAGTGCTCTGGCCTGAGTTGGGCTGTGGCCTTACCCCAGGTGAAGCAAGAGAAGGTGGATGCCCAGGAAGAGTGGACACCGGGCACAGCTGTTGTGACTTCTCCCATAATGCAGCCTGGCTGCCCTAGCAAG GCAGTAGACGCAGGCCTGCCACCTGTGAAGCAAGAGCCACCTGACCCTGaggaggacaaggaggaggaAAACAAGGATGACTGTGCCTCTAAGTCGgccccagaggaggaggcaggaggggctggcacgcCCGTG ATCACGGAGATTTTCAGCCTGGGTGGAACCCGCTTCCGAGACACAGCTGTCTGGTTACCAAG GTCCAAGGGCCTTAAAAAACCTGGAGCTAGAAAGCAGTAG
- the MBD1 gene encoding methyl-CpG-binding domain protein 1 isoform X1 produces MAEDWRDCPALGPGWKRREVFRKSGATCGRSDIYYQSPTGDRIRSKVELTRYLGPACDLTLFDFKQGVLCYPAPKATSLPTPSKKRKKASKPAKARKREVRPQKGEVRKEVPREEPRAATDAPPAAFPAPGCCENCGIRFSGDGSRRQRLKTLCKDCRAQRIAFNREQRMFKRVGCGECAACQVTEDCGACSTCLLQLPQDVASGLYCKCERRRCLRIVKRSQGCGVCRGCQTQEDCGCCRVCLRPPRPGLRRQWRCIQRRCLRHLAHRLRRHHQRCQRRPPLTVAPPPGKRGRRRGGRDSKAAPRKHSRAQPLPPLLPSQPPEPTELHPRVLVPSPPAEFIYYCVEEDELQPCANRRQNRKCGACEACLRRVDCGLCDFCCDKPKFGGSNQKRQKCRWRQCLQFAMKRLLPSTGSGSEDGAGSPPLHPRRKRTGAARRPRLGPTQKHPLPTHTVRSDHVQAPMKQEAGGGFVLPPPGTDLVFLREGASSPVQVPGPAAASTEAVLQEAQCSGLSWAVALPQVKQEKVDAQEEWTPGTAVVTSPIMQPGCPSKAVDAGLPPVKQEPPDPEEDKEEENKDDCASKSAPEEEAGGAGTPVITEIFSLGGTRFRDTAVWLPSLQGRQSGREDGCKVWETEDTLAPTSTSWDPRRWPGPLSSLSPPSASMMWVSCRRSRCPSSQLNMHPAQEL; encoded by the exons CCCTACAGGAGATAGGATCCGAAGTAAAGTTGAGCTGACCAGATACCTGGGCCCTGCGTGCGACCTCACCCTCTTTGACTTCAAACAAGGTGTCTTGTGCTATCCAGCCCCCAAG GCCACTTCTTTGCCCACACCCAGCAAGAAGCGAAAGAAGGCGTCAAAACCAGCCAAGGCTCGGAAACGTGAAGTTAGGCCACAGAAGGGTGAGGTCAGGAAAGAGGTCCCCAGGGAGGAGCCCAGAGCGGCCACTGATGCACCCCCTGCTGCGTTCCCTGCCCCTGG GTGCTGTGAGAATTGTGGAATTCGTTTCTCAGGGGATGGCTCCCGAAGGCAGCGGCTCAAGACGTTATGCAAGGACTGCCGAG CACAGAGAATCGCCTTCAACCGGGAGCAGAGGATGTTTAAG CGTGTGGGCTGCGGGGAGTGTGCAGCCTGCCAGGTAACTGAAGACTGCGGGGCCTGCTccacctgcctcctgcagctgccCCAGGACGTGGCCTCGGGGCTGTACTGCAAGTGTGAGCGGAGACGCTGCCTCCGGATTGTGAAGAGG AGCCAAGGGTGCGGAGTGTGCCGGGGCTGTCAAACCCAAGAAGACTGTGGCTGCTGCCGAGTCTGCCTGCGTCCTCCCCGTCCTGGTCTCAGGCGCCAGTGGCGGTGTATCCAGCGGCGCTGCCTACGG CACCTTGCTCACCGCCTCCGTCGTCACCATCAGCGATGTCAGCGACGCCCTCCCCTGACTGTAGCCCCCCCTCCT GGTAAACGTGGCCGCCGCAGGGGAGGCCGTGACTCGAAGGCAGCTCCCCGGAAGCACTCCCGAGCCCAGCCACTGCCTCCCCTTCTCCCGTCGCAGCCTCCAGAACCCACAGAGCTG CACCCCAGAGTCCTGGTCCCCTCGCCACCTGCCGAGTTCATCTATTACTGTGTAGAGGAGGACGAGCTA cagccctgcgCCAACCGCCGGCAGAACCGGAAGTGCGGGGCCTGCGAAGCCTGTCTGCGGCGGGTGGACTGCGGCCTCTGTGACTTCTGCTGCGACAAGCCCAAATTTGGAGGCAGCAACCAGAAGCGCCAGAAGTGTCGTTGGCGCCAGTGCCTGCAGTTTGCCAtg AAGCGGCTGCtgcccagcactgggtcagggtCTGAGGACGGGGCAGGATCACCCCCACTTCATCCTCGACGGAAGAGAACTGGCGCTGCTCGACGGCCTCGCCTGGGCCCCACCCAGAAGCACCCTTTGCCGACGCACACAGTTCGATCAGACCATGTCCAGGCCCCAAtgaagcaggaagcaggtggtggcttcgtGCTGCCCCCACCTGGCACCGACCTTGTGTTTTTACGGGAGGGCGCAAGCAGTCCTGTGCAGGTGCCGGGCCCTGCTGCAGCTTCCACAGAAGCTGTGTTGCAG GAGGCCCAGTGCTCTGGCCTGAGTTGGGCTGTGGCCTTACCCCAGGTGAAGCAAGAGAAGGTGGATGCCCAGGAAGAGTGGACACCGGGCACAGCTGTTGTGACTTCTCCCATAATGCAGCCTGGCTGCCCTAGCAAG GCAGTAGACGCAGGCCTGCCACCTGTGAAGCAAGAGCCACCTGACCCTGaggaggacaaggaggaggaAAACAAGGATGACTGTGCCTCTAAGTCGgccccagaggaggaggcaggaggggctggcacgcCCGTG ATCACGGAGATTTTCAGCCTGGGTGGAACCCGCTTCCGAGACACAGCTGTCTGGTTACCAAG TCTGCAGGGCAGGCAGTCGGGAAGGGAAGATGGATGTAAAGTGTGGGAGACCGAGGACACGCTGGCGCCCACGAGCACGAGCTGGGACCCTCGAAGATGGCCCGGACCCCTTAGCAGTCTCTCGCCACCTTCAGCTTCGATGATGTGGGTGTCCTGCAGAAGAAGCCGGTGCCCTTCTTCACAGTTAAATATGCACCCGGCCCAGGAACTCTAG
- the MBD1 gene encoding methyl-CpG-binding domain protein 1 isoform X2 translates to MAEDWRDCPALGPGWKRREVFRKSGATCGRSDIYYQSPTGDRIRSKVELTRYLGPACDLTLFDFKQGVLCYPAPKATSLPTPSKKRKKASKPAKARKREVRPQKGEVRKEVPREEPRAATDAPPAAFPAPGCCENCGIRFSGDGSRRQRLKTLCKDCRAQRIAFNREQRMFKRVGCGECAACQVTEDCGACSTCLLQLPQDVASGLYCKCERRRCLRIVKRSQGCGVCRGCQTQEDCGCCRVCLRPPRPGLRRQWRCIQRRCLRHLAHRLRRHHQRCQRRPPLTVAPPPGKRGRRRGGRDSKAAPRKHSRAQPLPPLLPSQPPEPTELHPRVLVPSPPAEFIYYCVEEDELPCANRRQNRKCGACEACLRRVDCGLCDFCCDKPKFGGSNQKRQKCRWRQCLQFAMKRLLPSTGSGSEDGAGSPPLHPRRKRTGAARRPRLGPTQKHPLPTHTVRSDHVQAPMKQEAGGGFVLPPPGTDLVFLREGASSPVQVPGPAAASTEAVLQEAQCSGLSWAVALPQVKQEKVDAQEEWTPGTAVVTSPIMQPGCPSKAVDAGLPPVKQEPPDPEEDKEEENKDDCASKSAPEEEAGGAGTPVITEIFSLGGTRFRDTAVWLPSLQGRQSGREDGCKVWETEDTLAPTSTSWDPRRWPGPLSSLSPPSASMMWVSCRRSRCPSSQLNMHPAQEL, encoded by the exons CCCTACAGGAGATAGGATCCGAAGTAAAGTTGAGCTGACCAGATACCTGGGCCCTGCGTGCGACCTCACCCTCTTTGACTTCAAACAAGGTGTCTTGTGCTATCCAGCCCCCAAG GCCACTTCTTTGCCCACACCCAGCAAGAAGCGAAAGAAGGCGTCAAAACCAGCCAAGGCTCGGAAACGTGAAGTTAGGCCACAGAAGGGTGAGGTCAGGAAAGAGGTCCCCAGGGAGGAGCCCAGAGCGGCCACTGATGCACCCCCTGCTGCGTTCCCTGCCCCTGG GTGCTGTGAGAATTGTGGAATTCGTTTCTCAGGGGATGGCTCCCGAAGGCAGCGGCTCAAGACGTTATGCAAGGACTGCCGAG CACAGAGAATCGCCTTCAACCGGGAGCAGAGGATGTTTAAG CGTGTGGGCTGCGGGGAGTGTGCAGCCTGCCAGGTAACTGAAGACTGCGGGGCCTGCTccacctgcctcctgcagctgccCCAGGACGTGGCCTCGGGGCTGTACTGCAAGTGTGAGCGGAGACGCTGCCTCCGGATTGTGAAGAGG AGCCAAGGGTGCGGAGTGTGCCGGGGCTGTCAAACCCAAGAAGACTGTGGCTGCTGCCGAGTCTGCCTGCGTCCTCCCCGTCCTGGTCTCAGGCGCCAGTGGCGGTGTATCCAGCGGCGCTGCCTACGG CACCTTGCTCACCGCCTCCGTCGTCACCATCAGCGATGTCAGCGACGCCCTCCCCTGACTGTAGCCCCCCCTCCT GGTAAACGTGGCCGCCGCAGGGGAGGCCGTGACTCGAAGGCAGCTCCCCGGAAGCACTCCCGAGCCCAGCCACTGCCTCCCCTTCTCCCGTCGCAGCCTCCAGAACCCACAGAGCTG CACCCCAGAGTCCTGGTCCCCTCGCCACCTGCCGAGTTCATCTATTACTGTGTAGAGGAGGACGAGCTA ccctgcgCCAACCGCCGGCAGAACCGGAAGTGCGGGGCCTGCGAAGCCTGTCTGCGGCGGGTGGACTGCGGCCTCTGTGACTTCTGCTGCGACAAGCCCAAATTTGGAGGCAGCAACCAGAAGCGCCAGAAGTGTCGTTGGCGCCAGTGCCTGCAGTTTGCCAtg AAGCGGCTGCtgcccagcactgggtcagggtCTGAGGACGGGGCAGGATCACCCCCACTTCATCCTCGACGGAAGAGAACTGGCGCTGCTCGACGGCCTCGCCTGGGCCCCACCCAGAAGCACCCTTTGCCGACGCACACAGTTCGATCAGACCATGTCCAGGCCCCAAtgaagcaggaagcaggtggtggcttcgtGCTGCCCCCACCTGGCACCGACCTTGTGTTTTTACGGGAGGGCGCAAGCAGTCCTGTGCAGGTGCCGGGCCCTGCTGCAGCTTCCACAGAAGCTGTGTTGCAG GAGGCCCAGTGCTCTGGCCTGAGTTGGGCTGTGGCCTTACCCCAGGTGAAGCAAGAGAAGGTGGATGCCCAGGAAGAGTGGACACCGGGCACAGCTGTTGTGACTTCTCCCATAATGCAGCCTGGCTGCCCTAGCAAG GCAGTAGACGCAGGCCTGCCACCTGTGAAGCAAGAGCCACCTGACCCTGaggaggacaaggaggaggaAAACAAGGATGACTGTGCCTCTAAGTCGgccccagaggaggaggcaggaggggctggcacgcCCGTG ATCACGGAGATTTTCAGCCTGGGTGGAACCCGCTTCCGAGACACAGCTGTCTGGTTACCAAG TCTGCAGGGCAGGCAGTCGGGAAGGGAAGATGGATGTAAAGTGTGGGAGACCGAGGACACGCTGGCGCCCACGAGCACGAGCTGGGACCCTCGAAGATGGCCCGGACCCCTTAGCAGTCTCTCGCCACCTTCAGCTTCGATGATGTGGGTGTCCTGCAGAAGAAGCCGGTGCCCTTCTTCACAGTTAAATATGCACCCGGCCCAGGAACTCTAG
- the MBD1 gene encoding methyl-CpG-binding domain protein 1 isoform X14, translated as MAEDWRDCPALGPGWKRREVFRKSGATCGRSDIYYQSPTGDRIRSKVELTRYLGPACDLTLFDFKQGVLCYPAPKATSLPTPSKKRKKASKPAKARKREVRPQKGEVRKEVPREEPRAATDAPPAAFPAPGCCENCGIRFSGDGSRRQRLKTLCKDCRAQRIAFNREQRMFKRVGCGECAACQVTEDCGACSTCLLQLPQDVASGLYCKCERRRCLRIVKRSQGCGVCRGCQTQEDCGCCRVCLRPPRPGLRRQWRCIQRRCLRGKRGRRRGGRDSKAAPRKHSRAQPLPPLLPSQPPEPTELHPRVLVPSPPAEFIYYCVEEDELQPCANRRQNRKCGACEACLRRVDCGLCDFCCDKPKFGGSNQKRQKCRWRQCLQFAMKRLLPSTGSGSEDGAGSPPLHPRRKRTGAARRPRLGPTQKHPLPTHTVRSDHVQAPMKQEAGGGFVLPPPGTDLVFLREGASSPVQVPGPAAASTEAVLQEAQCSGLSWAVALPQVKQEKVDAQEEWTPGTAVVTSPIMQPGCPSKAVDAGLPPVKQEPPDPEEDKEEENKDDCASKSAPEEEAGGAGTPVITEIFSLGGTRFRDTAVWLPRLRKLLAVNENEYFTELQVKEEAL; from the exons CCCTACAGGAGATAGGATCCGAAGTAAAGTTGAGCTGACCAGATACCTGGGCCCTGCGTGCGACCTCACCCTCTTTGACTTCAAACAAGGTGTCTTGTGCTATCCAGCCCCCAAG GCCACTTCTTTGCCCACACCCAGCAAGAAGCGAAAGAAGGCGTCAAAACCAGCCAAGGCTCGGAAACGTGAAGTTAGGCCACAGAAGGGTGAGGTCAGGAAAGAGGTCCCCAGGGAGGAGCCCAGAGCGGCCACTGATGCACCCCCTGCTGCGTTCCCTGCCCCTGG GTGCTGTGAGAATTGTGGAATTCGTTTCTCAGGGGATGGCTCCCGAAGGCAGCGGCTCAAGACGTTATGCAAGGACTGCCGAG CACAGAGAATCGCCTTCAACCGGGAGCAGAGGATGTTTAAG CGTGTGGGCTGCGGGGAGTGTGCAGCCTGCCAGGTAACTGAAGACTGCGGGGCCTGCTccacctgcctcctgcagctgccCCAGGACGTGGCCTCGGGGCTGTACTGCAAGTGTGAGCGGAGACGCTGCCTCCGGATTGTGAAGAGG AGCCAAGGGTGCGGAGTGTGCCGGGGCTGTCAAACCCAAGAAGACTGTGGCTGCTGCCGAGTCTGCCTGCGTCCTCCCCGTCCTGGTCTCAGGCGCCAGTGGCGGTGTATCCAGCGGCGCTGCCTACGG GGTAAACGTGGCCGCCGCAGGGGAGGCCGTGACTCGAAGGCAGCTCCCCGGAAGCACTCCCGAGCCCAGCCACTGCCTCCCCTTCTCCCGTCGCAGCCTCCAGAACCCACAGAGCTG CACCCCAGAGTCCTGGTCCCCTCGCCACCTGCCGAGTTCATCTATTACTGTGTAGAGGAGGACGAGCTA cagccctgcgCCAACCGCCGGCAGAACCGGAAGTGCGGGGCCTGCGAAGCCTGTCTGCGGCGGGTGGACTGCGGCCTCTGTGACTTCTGCTGCGACAAGCCCAAATTTGGAGGCAGCAACCAGAAGCGCCAGAAGTGTCGTTGGCGCCAGTGCCTGCAGTTTGCCAtg AAGCGGCTGCtgcccagcactgggtcagggtCTGAGGACGGGGCAGGATCACCCCCACTTCATCCTCGACGGAAGAGAACTGGCGCTGCTCGACGGCCTCGCCTGGGCCCCACCCAGAAGCACCCTTTGCCGACGCACACAGTTCGATCAGACCATGTCCAGGCCCCAAtgaagcaggaagcaggtggtggcttcgtGCTGCCCCCACCTGGCACCGACCTTGTGTTTTTACGGGAGGGCGCAAGCAGTCCTGTGCAGGTGCCGGGCCCTGCTGCAGCTTCCACAGAAGCTGTGTTGCAG GAGGCCCAGTGCTCTGGCCTGAGTTGGGCTGTGGCCTTACCCCAGGTGAAGCAAGAGAAGGTGGATGCCCAGGAAGAGTGGACACCGGGCACAGCTGTTGTGACTTCTCCCATAATGCAGCCTGGCTGCCCTAGCAAG GCAGTAGACGCAGGCCTGCCACCTGTGAAGCAAGAGCCACCTGACCCTGaggaggacaaggaggaggaAAACAAGGATGACTGTGCCTCTAAGTCGgccccagaggaggaggcaggaggggctggcacgcCCGTG ATCACGGAGATTTTCAGCCTGGGTGGAACCCGCTTCCGAGACACAGCTGTCTGGTTACCAAG GCTACGCAAACTCTTAGCAGTAAATGAGAATGAGTATTTTACCGAACTGCAAGTGAAAGAAGAAGCGTTATAG
- the MBD1 gene encoding methyl-CpG-binding domain protein 1 isoform X9, whose translation MAEDWRDCPALGPGWKRREVFRKSGATCGRSDIYYQSPTGDRIRSKVELTRYLGPACDLTLFDFKQGVLCYPAPKATSLPTPSKKRKKASKPAKARKREVRPQKGEVRKEVPREEPRAATDAPPAAFPAPGCCENCGIRFSGDGSRRQRLKTLCKDCRAQRIAFNREQRMFKRVGCGECAACQVTEDCGACSTCLLQLPQDVASGLYCKCERRRCLRIVKRSQGCGVCRGCQTQEDCGCCRVCLRPPRPGLRRQWRCIQRRCLRGKRGRRRGGRDSKAAPRKHSRAQPLPPLLPSQPPEPTELPCANRRQNRKCGACEACLRRVDCGLCDFCCDKPKFGGSNQKRQKCRWRQCLQFAMKRLLPSTGSGSEDGAGSPPLHPRRKRTGAARRPRLGPTQKHPLPTHTVRSDHVQAPMKQEAGGGFVLPPPGTDLVFLREGASSPVQVPGPAAASTEAVLQEAQCSGLSWAVALPQVKQEKVDAQEEWTPGTAVVTSPIMQPGCPSKAVDAGLPPVKQEPPDPEEDKEEENKDDCASKSAPEEEAGGAGTPVITEIFSLGGTRFRDTAVWLPSLQGRQSGREDGCKVWETEDTLAPTSTSWDPRRWPGPLSSLSPPSASMMWVSCRRSRCPSSQLNMHPAQEL comes from the exons CCCTACAGGAGATAGGATCCGAAGTAAAGTTGAGCTGACCAGATACCTGGGCCCTGCGTGCGACCTCACCCTCTTTGACTTCAAACAAGGTGTCTTGTGCTATCCAGCCCCCAAG GCCACTTCTTTGCCCACACCCAGCAAGAAGCGAAAGAAGGCGTCAAAACCAGCCAAGGCTCGGAAACGTGAAGTTAGGCCACAGAAGGGTGAGGTCAGGAAAGAGGTCCCCAGGGAGGAGCCCAGAGCGGCCACTGATGCACCCCCTGCTGCGTTCCCTGCCCCTGG GTGCTGTGAGAATTGTGGAATTCGTTTCTCAGGGGATGGCTCCCGAAGGCAGCGGCTCAAGACGTTATGCAAGGACTGCCGAG CACAGAGAATCGCCTTCAACCGGGAGCAGAGGATGTTTAAG CGTGTGGGCTGCGGGGAGTGTGCAGCCTGCCAGGTAACTGAAGACTGCGGGGCCTGCTccacctgcctcctgcagctgccCCAGGACGTGGCCTCGGGGCTGTACTGCAAGTGTGAGCGGAGACGCTGCCTCCGGATTGTGAAGAGG AGCCAAGGGTGCGGAGTGTGCCGGGGCTGTCAAACCCAAGAAGACTGTGGCTGCTGCCGAGTCTGCCTGCGTCCTCCCCGTCCTGGTCTCAGGCGCCAGTGGCGGTGTATCCAGCGGCGCTGCCTACGG GGTAAACGTGGCCGCCGCAGGGGAGGCCGTGACTCGAAGGCAGCTCCCCGGAAGCACTCCCGAGCCCAGCCACTGCCTCCCCTTCTCCCGTCGCAGCCTCCAGAACCCACAGAGCTG ccctgcgCCAACCGCCGGCAGAACCGGAAGTGCGGGGCCTGCGAAGCCTGTCTGCGGCGGGTGGACTGCGGCCTCTGTGACTTCTGCTGCGACAAGCCCAAATTTGGAGGCAGCAACCAGAAGCGCCAGAAGTGTCGTTGGCGCCAGTGCCTGCAGTTTGCCAtg AAGCGGCTGCtgcccagcactgggtcagggtCTGAGGACGGGGCAGGATCACCCCCACTTCATCCTCGACGGAAGAGAACTGGCGCTGCTCGACGGCCTCGCCTGGGCCCCACCCAGAAGCACCCTTTGCCGACGCACACAGTTCGATCAGACCATGTCCAGGCCCCAAtgaagcaggaagcaggtggtggcttcgtGCTGCCCCCACCTGGCACCGACCTTGTGTTTTTACGGGAGGGCGCAAGCAGTCCTGTGCAGGTGCCGGGCCCTGCTGCAGCTTCCACAGAAGCTGTGTTGCAG GAGGCCCAGTGCTCTGGCCTGAGTTGGGCTGTGGCCTTACCCCAGGTGAAGCAAGAGAAGGTGGATGCCCAGGAAGAGTGGACACCGGGCACAGCTGTTGTGACTTCTCCCATAATGCAGCCTGGCTGCCCTAGCAAG GCAGTAGACGCAGGCCTGCCACCTGTGAAGCAAGAGCCACCTGACCCTGaggaggacaaggaggaggaAAACAAGGATGACTGTGCCTCTAAGTCGgccccagaggaggaggcaggaggggctggcacgcCCGTG ATCACGGAGATTTTCAGCCTGGGTGGAACCCGCTTCCGAGACACAGCTGTCTGGTTACCAAG TCTGCAGGGCAGGCAGTCGGGAAGGGAAGATGGATGTAAAGTGTGGGAGACCGAGGACACGCTGGCGCCCACGAGCACGAGCTGGGACCCTCGAAGATGGCCCGGACCCCTTAGCAGTCTCTCGCCACCTTCAGCTTCGATGATGTGGGTGTCCTGCAGAAGAAGCCGGTGCCCTTCTTCACAGTTAAATATGCACCCGGCCCAGGAACTCTAG